The genomic window CAACACAGAAGTTCATAACTGACTTGTGTCACAGCTGTAGTTATTTGGCATTTGAAATAATTATGTCTGTGCTCAAGGGAGGATGTCACTAGCAGTGGGGACCAGTGTAATAGTTATGCTTGGCATGAATGGATAGTGATCTCCATCCCATGCCTGTCAGAGCAGATAGTGAAAATAGAGATTGTAGTGGTGGCACAAAACCTGATACAAAAAGGCCAACAAAAGGTCACAGGTGATTGGATTGTGAATAGCCCTGTTGACATCACTTCTGCCATCATTCACTACTGAATCACACATTTGCGATTTGTGTATGAGCATTGTTGCCCCTAAAGGTCTCCTTTCTTATCTTTGGGTATGACTAAGAGTGGAGGTGAGTTGAGGTCCTTTTCTCAGGTTCTGAGGACTATATAAGTTGGGCTGCCCAAGGAGAAACACAAACCGCTACATAAACAACTTACCCGGTTTACAAGAGCTTTACAGCAATTTTATTCACACCATGTGGAAGGCAGCCCTTTTGACTTTAGGACTGTTGGTGGCACTTGTAGACAGGGTGCGGTGCAATGATAACCATCCCTCTTTCTATGGGGTGAAATTATGTGGAAGAGAGTTCATACGAGCTGTCATCTTTACCTGTGGAGGTTCTCGCTGGAGGAGAAGTGTAGGAGATTTAGGTAAGTTATATCAGTTACCTTGTTATGATGAGCTATCTTTTCCAAGACTCTAACCATAAAATtacctgtcatttttttttatcagctctCCCTGGAGAAGAGACCTTTGACCCATGGAACACAAATCCTATCCCTCAACTTGCTGGTAAACAGGATCATGCTGAGTCCAACATATGGAAAGATCAGGCAATTGATGTTACATCTGCAGCTGCTGGATTCAGCCGCTCATCTCGCTCACCAATGTTAGAGGAGGTACTGGAGGCTCTACGAAGTGGAGATAGGAAAGGTCGGGATGTGGTGGTGGGACTGTCCAATGCCTGCTGCAAGTGGGGCTGCAGCAAGAGTGAAATAAGCTCTCTATGCTGAACCTACTTTTCTTAACATCTCATCTTGTAAACAGTCCAGAGCTCTGGTTTCTCCCTTTTTAAATAATTCTTTTCTTtatacaaacaacaacaaaaacatttctgCTTTCACATTCAGTTCAACTTATCTGTGTTGACAGTGGAAAAAAGAATGCAAATGTTTTGTGGTCACTGTGATTGtcacaaattaaacaaaatggaGTTAATACAATACTGTGCTGTATGaattcttattaaaaaaaaaaaaaaactgttaaaaaaaggaAGGTGCTGAATTGATATTTCATTCTGTTATGAACACTTCCACTTTTCCAAAGCCTTGTTTCAGAATCGCAATTCTGACAAGATTTCAACATTAAAGGAAGTGGTGTGGACTATGAGTACACGGAATTTTCTGGGGTTTCTCTAAGTGTCTGTGATTCAGGCCTGGacacaaaatataatgagattaaAATGCAATGATATCCAGTTTAAACAACACTGAACTTCTACAACCTTTGTCAAGGAAATGTCAGAGTTCTGCTGTTTTTCACTCTCAGCCAAAGATGATTTACCATTCGATGTGCCATTAAATAAGTGTTAACTAATCCAAGCTAAACAGCAGCAGAATTTGTTGAGGTTTTAAGGTGTAT from Sphaeramia orbicularis chromosome 1, fSphaOr1.1, whole genome shotgun sequence includes these protein-coding regions:
- the rln3b gene encoding relaxin-3b; translation: MWKAALLTLGLLVALVDRVRCNDNHPSFYGVKLCGREFIRAVIFTCGGSRWRRSVGDLALPGEETFDPWNTNPIPQLAGKQDHAESNIWKDQAIDVTSAAAGFSRSSRSPMLEEVLEALRSGDRKGRDVVVGLSNACCKWGCSKSEISSLC